In Alphaproteobacteria bacterium, a genomic segment contains:
- the rplT gene encoding 50S ribosomal protein L20 has protein sequence MSRVKRGVTTHARHKKIVKMAKGYRGRSNNCYRLALQRVEKALLYAYRDRRVKKRNFRALWIQRINAATREMGMTYSTFINGLSKAGIIVDRKVMADLAMNQPDSFKSLVYEAQKALTSDGVAA, from the coding sequence GTGTCACGTGTTAAAAGAGGCGTCACAACGCATGCTCGCCATAAAAAAATCGTCAAGATGGCCAAGGGATACCGGGGTCGTTCAAACAATTGTTACCGTCTTGCTCTGCAGAGAGTTGAGAAGGCTTTGCTTTATGCTTACAGAGATCGTCGCGTTAAAAAGCGTAATTTCCGGGCTTTGTGGATTCAACGTATCAATGCCGCAACTCGTGAAATGGGAATGACCTATTCCACGTTTATCAACGGTCTTTCAAAAGCAGGGATTATTGTGGATCGGAAAGTCATGGCTGATTTGGCGATGAACCAACCTGATTCGTTCAAGAGTTTGGTCTATGAAGCACAAAAGGCTCTTACCTCTGATGGCGTAGCCGCTTAA
- the pheS gene encoding phenylalanine--tRNA ligase subunit alpha, with product MLTACPIQEEWSKKIKGCSDVSLLEEMRVTLLGKSGLVTQQLKALGQLPPDERRTQGAAINALRDALSALLGGQKEILERHALEQRLRNETLDVTLPVRPEKQGTLHLLTQVTQDIKNYFRDLGFDFVDGPELDDDYHNFDALNIPAHHPARQSHDTFYIKNHPTRLLRTHTTNVEIRTLVNKKPPARLITIGRVYRSDALDATHTPMFHQLEGFVIEPTIHMGHLKGCLSDFCRHFFGVETLTTRFRPSFFPFTEPSAELDIDASFLNKGSNKATKWLEVLGCGMLHPQVLRNCGVDPDTHQGFAFGAGIERLTMLKYGIKDIRELYDSDERWLSHYGTSF from the coding sequence ATGCTTACAGCGTGCCCTATTCAGGAGGAATGGTCTAAGAAAATCAAGGGGTGTTCAGATGTATCTTTGTTAGAGGAGATGCGTGTGACCCTTTTGGGAAAGTCCGGGTTGGTAACGCAACAGCTTAAAGCACTGGGGCAGTTACCACCCGATGAACGCCGCACACAAGGTGCTGCAATTAACGCATTGCGTGACGCGCTGTCAGCATTGTTGGGGGGCCAAAAAGAAATCCTCGAACGACATGCCCTTGAGCAGCGTTTACGAAATGAAACCCTGGATGTGACGTTGCCGGTTCGGCCGGAAAAGCAGGGTACGCTTCATTTGTTAACGCAAGTGACCCAGGATATCAAAAATTATTTCCGTGACCTTGGTTTCGATTTTGTTGATGGCCCGGAATTGGATGATGACTATCACAATTTCGATGCGTTGAATATCCCGGCACATCATCCGGCACGTCAATCTCATGATACATTTTACATCAAGAATCACCCCACGCGGTTGTTGCGCACACACACAACCAATGTCGAAATCCGCACATTGGTGAACAAGAAACCTCCAGCGCGTCTGATTACGATCGGCCGCGTTTATCGAAGCGATGCATTGGATGCGACGCATACACCGATGTTCCACCAGCTAGAAGGGTTTGTGATCGAACCCACAATTCATATGGGGCACCTAAAGGGTTGTTTGTCCGATTTTTGCCGTCACTTTTTTGGCGTGGAAACCCTGACGACACGGTTTCGTCCAAGCTTTTTTCCATTTACAGAACCATCAGCAGAGCTTGATATCGATGCAAGCTTCCTGAATAAGGGAAGCAACAAAGCAACCAAATGGTTAGAGGTTTTGGGCTGCGGCATGCTACACCCACAAGTTTTGCGGAATTGTGGCGTTGATCCGGATACCCATCAGGGATTCGCCTTTGGCGCAGGTATAGAACGGTTGACTATGCTGAAATACGGCATCAAAGATATTCGGGAATTATATGATTCCGATGAACGATGGCTGAGCCATTATGGAACTTCTTTTTAA
- a CDS encoding HAD-IA family hydrolase, whose amino-acid sequence MGPSLVPCKIIIFDVDGVLLTVTDARGRYLWSLDAKEKLGFRTQHFQKIFNVDWEDCVTTGKIDTKDYLARVFHDPVFDDIQISPNDFIDYWLRDSNNGSTTYKINQPLVRFIETLEIPVGIGTNQDPYRTQWIKSLIGHQPFDFIFSSSSIGANKPDALFFHHIQKVLNVPASEILLVDDTQANIDGAKQQGWEAFFYDNSLDELIKFIDKWIVMSVLLFTENLR is encoded by the coding sequence ATGGGGCCTAGCCTAGTGCCATGCAAAATAATCATATTTGATGTCGATGGTGTTTTGTTAACTGTAACCGATGCAAGGGGTCGATATCTTTGGTCGCTCGATGCTAAAGAAAAGCTTGGTTTTAGGACCCAGCATTTTCAAAAAATATTTAATGTTGATTGGGAAGATTGCGTCACCACAGGAAAAATAGACACCAAAGACTATCTGGCGCGTGTCTTTCATGATCCTGTCTTTGATGATATTCAGATCTCTCCTAATGATTTTATCGATTACTGGCTAAGGGATAGCAATAATGGATCCACCACTTATAAAATTAACCAGCCGCTTGTAAGGTTTATTGAGACGCTCGAAATCCCTGTTGGCATTGGGACAAATCAAGACCCATATCGTACGCAGTGGATTAAAAGTCTTATTGGCCATCAGCCATTCGATTTTATTTTTTCATCCAGCAGCATCGGTGCAAACAAACCGGATGCATTGTTTTTTCATCACATACAAAAAGTTTTGAATGTCCCTGCATCAGAAATTCTGTTGGTCGATGATACCCAGGCAAACATCGATGGGGCAAAACAGCAGGGATGGGAAGCTTTCTTTTACGATAATAGTTTAGACGAGCTGATAAAATTTATCGATAAATGGATCGTTATGAGTGTTCTGTTATTTACGGAAAACCTTAGGTGA
- a CDS encoding type II secretion system protein — MIISTKKIKKLKLDGFSLLEVAIVLCIIGVISGVGLPALTTAIKQKRIHETESNMEQITASLAAYVMQNAKLPLAATPGASAEEAGKSGDLAHGIVPYRTIGLSERTAKDGYNRWISYGVDVHLTRTIKISDDDEQLQKNADPIFAPNRDPFSSDRYFCGIKGGTHESLSVKNAHGHDVIDADSHDLIAFVLISHGASGAGSYDKNGAVQPTSAPDKATNADRNNNFIDHSPSFDFDDRVQWITRNNLLAIYAKKVCRQAIEENE; from the coding sequence ATGATCATTTCGACCAAAAAGATTAAAAAACTGAAACTCGATGGCTTTTCCCTGCTAGAGGTTGCCATTGTTTTATGCATTATCGGGGTTATTTCGGGCGTTGGGTTACCAGCCCTAACGACCGCAATCAAACAAAAACGCATCCATGAAACCGAATCCAATATGGAACAAATCACGGCTTCGCTGGCGGCCTATGTCATGCAAAACGCAAAACTACCCCTTGCAGCAACCCCCGGCGCATCCGCTGAGGAGGCTGGCAAAAGCGGTGATTTAGCCCACGGTATTGTGCCCTATCGGACCATCGGCCTTTCCGAAAGAACAGCAAAAGATGGATACAATCGATGGATTTCTTATGGGGTGGATGTACATTTAACCCGAACTATTAAAATTTCGGATGATGACGAACAATTGCAAAAGAATGCAGACCCCATTTTTGCCCCCAATAGAGATCCATTCTCATCGGACAGATACTTTTGTGGTATCAAGGGCGGAACCCATGAAAGTTTAAGCGTCAAAAATGCGCATGGTCATGATGTTATAGATGCCGATAGTCACGACCTTATTGCCTTTGTGTTAATCAGCCATGGCGCAAGTGGGGCCGGCAGCTATGACAAAAATGGTGCTGTCCAGCCAACGTCAGCACCGGACAAGGCAACAAATGCTGACCGCAACAATAATTTCATCGACCATTCCCCATCCTTTGATTTCGATGATCGCGTACAATGGATCACCCGCAATAACTTGCTTGCTATTTATGCAAAAAAAGTTTGCCGTCAGGCAATTGAAGAAAATGAATAA
- the lspA gene encoding signal peptidase II: MGALKLLSLGIIPCIVVLDQVTKTLVLSTVSLSQSLPITSFFNITLLFNRGISFGFFQANDYWGRMILIGIVVGLTILLLFLWGRSLLIGEWFGYSLVIGGAIGNVIDRYSYGGVVDFLDFHVFGYHWPAFNIADSAIVVGVGLVALSQFINSYDHFDQKD; the protein is encoded by the coding sequence ATGGGCGCCTTAAAGCTTTTGAGTCTGGGAATAATCCCGTGCATTGTTGTGTTGGATCAGGTGACTAAAACCCTTGTTTTATCAACCGTCTCCCTTTCTCAATCGCTGCCCATAACGTCTTTTTTTAACATCACCCTCCTTTTTAATCGGGGAATTAGCTTCGGCTTTTTTCAGGCGAACGACTATTGGGGGCGGATGATTCTGATCGGTATTGTGGTCGGCTTGACAATCCTATTGTTGTTCCTGTGGGGTCGCAGCTTGTTGATTGGGGAATGGTTTGGGTATTCCCTTGTCATTGGCGGTGCCATTGGAAATGTCATTGACCGTTATTCCTATGGTGGCGTTGTCGATTTTCTTGATTTCCATGTTTTTGGGTATCATTGGCCCGCGTTTAATATAGCTGATAGCGCCATTGTTGTTGGCGTTGGCTTGGTTGCCCTGTCACAATTCATTAATTCTTATGATCATTTCGACCAAAAAGATTAA